Part of the Desulfovibrio litoralis DSM 11393 genome, TATTGTTATTACAATTTATAGTTATTGTATGATTGGCGGTAAGTTTTGAGCCTATATCTGTGCTACCGTTTGATTCATTAGTGTTTGCCACGTCTGAAAGGGTAAGCGTTAATGTTACAGAGATATTATCTCCCCAGTTTAATCGGCTGTAACCGAGCTTGGCAAGGGCATTGTTTAGGTCGCTTAAGCTACCTTGTAGAGTCAGAGTTTGATAACCGGTGGCAGCACCTATTCTTGTTACGCCGTTAAGGTCAATGTCCGCCAGTTCAAGCCAGCCACTATCTACATTAATAGTAAGAGTAAGGGTATCATTTATATAAGTTCCTGATCCTGTTATATCAATATCCGAAAGTTCAATGCGTGCCGGATTGCCTAATTCGTCTACTCCGCCAAAGATCAGCGGTTCTGTAATAAACACTTTTTGAGGTGCTTTTATAGCCGGAGCATCGTTAACCGCCTTAACCTCAATATCGACTATTCCGTAAACCCCAAGCCCATATATGATGTTGTTGCCTGCGTCTTTTCTTCCCGTGTCATATCTAAATTGTTCGTTATGGGCAGTATGATTTTCATTGTTAAAGGTTGAGGAAATCGAACCGGAGTTGGCGTTATCTTTAACGATATATTTTATAGCGTCTAAACCATTATAATTGGCATTAGCTTTATATTGAAGAGACGCCAAAACAGAATTGATTTGGTCAAGCGTACCTGTAATGGTAAGCGTATTAGAGCCACGTCCTGTAATGCTTGGTCCGCTTATTGGCGTTACCAGTAAAATACCGTGTTCTACCGTAAGGGTAATACTATTACCCATACGGCTAAAGGCATCAATATCTTCTATGAAAATAGGGTTAATACCGTCTTTAACGGCTATGGCGCTACCGTCTTCGTTTGTTGTAAGGCTGGTTGGGCTACCTGTTTTTATTGTGGGGGCTTCGTTTACTGGGCTGATATAAACTTTTACCGTACCATTAACTCTATACACATTAGTATCGCCACTACCGTTAGCATTTTCCCAAGAGAGTGTAGTATCGTTATATACCCCGTCGTGAACGGTAATATCAAGATGTATATCACCATTAGGATCGTAAGTTGTCCCTGAGTCGGTTTTTGCCTGTATTTTAACTTGAGAAAGCCAAGTTTGAATTTGTTCGAAACTTCCAACAAGGGTATAAGTATTGCCATTGCGGTTTGCGTTAAGATCAATAAATTGAGTTCCGTCCCAAAAGAACAACTCAATTTTAGAAAGGTCAAGGACAGAACCATTTGGGTCTCTAAGGGTTAACTCTACGGTCATCTCGTCGTTTTTAATACCCGTATCGCTTGCTCCGTCATATTGGTTATTTGAACCGTAATCAGGGTCGGTAATTTTTATACCTCCGACGATAACACCGCCGGCAATGGATTCTACATAAATAATATTAGGAACTTCTACAGTTGGGGCATCGTTGATCGGAGTTACATTAATTTCAAAGGTACTCGCTTCGCTGTCAGACGCCATATAAATGCTGTCGCTTAATTTATACTTGAAAGAGTCGGTATGGTCTTCACTTCCATTATGTTTGTATTGTATTTTTTCGTCATTAATATCTTTTTGGGTGAAAACAGAACCAACACCAAGAACTTTACCATTTAGAGTTAGTTCTCCATATTTTGGAATTTCCGTAACAATAAATTGTATAGCCGAAGGGGTTCCGTCAGGGTCAACACATTTTATATTAGCGTCTGTAATAGTCGCTGTAGCACCTTCATCAAGTTGAAATGGCGTTGCCGGCTGTTCAAGTTCCGGTCTGTCATTAACGGGCGTAACCACAATATTTACGGCTTGTTCTGATCCGTTTACGCTTCCGCCGTTTTGTTCCGAGGCGTGGGCTTGGTCTATTCCTTTGTTATCTGAAACAAAATAGCTAAAGGTGTCGGAATAGTTTTCTGATCCATTGTGTTGGTAAGTCAGCTTTCCTGCTTTAATATCCGCAAGACTGATTACGGTAATACCATTCATCGCTGAATTACTGCTCCAACTAGAATAACCTTCGCCGTCTTTTATATTAGAAAGGTCGGTAAGGTCGGTGAGGGCAGTTATAGGCGTGCCGTTTAAATACAAAGTTCCGTTTGTTGGGAGCTGGGTAATAATAATATAAAGGTCGTTAGGAGTAGCATAGCCTATTCCACTTTTTTCGCCTGTTCCGTCTACATCTGAAATTACGATATTACTTGTAGTTATTGTGGCTATACCGCCGGCTGTGGTTGTTTGAGCGTTATCTTGGTCGTGTTCTTTAACGGTTACGTCAGTTCCTTTACTGGCTGTTGGGGTATCGTTTAAAGGTATTATATCAAATTTTAATTCAAAAAGTTTTGAGTTATCGTTTGTGTTAATAGCTTCGTTTCTTCCGTCAGATAGGGAAAAGTTAAAACTGTCATGAAATATTTCAGAACCGTTATGAATATAATAAACTTTACCGTTAATAATATCTTGTTGGGTGAAAGAACTGTATAAGCCAAGAATGGTAAAGGTTGATCCACCATCAGTGCTGATTGCCAAGTGTCCTTGTTCGGTCATGCCTTCAATACGATAGACCAGATTTTCAGGGTTACCAGCCGGGTCGGTCGGGAGTATGTCGGTATTGCCATTCCTTTGATCCTTAAACCATGCTTTAAGCATGTTTTCAGTGAGCTTGGTATTTTTTCCTTCATCAACTAAAGCAGTATTTTGATCACTTTTAAAATTAGGAATTGGGTCAACAACAATAGTATTATCGGGAATTTCTTCTGTCAGAAGAATATCTTTTGAAACTAAGGTGAGGGTATGCAACGTTGGAACCCATTTGTAGCTCTCTGAACCCGGGCTTGTTTCTTGCCATGTTCCTATAGCGCCTTCGTGAGAGCCTTGACCATGTTCCCAACCACTGGCTGAACTGCCTGTATAAGGATAGTCTAAAGGCTGATCGCCATCGTTTGGAACGGGTGTAGCAGTTATAGAACCATCACGCACAATAAAAGTTAGATCTGTGCTTTGGTTACCGTCTCCGTTAAACCACCAACTAACGTTACCGCTGTTAATATCGGCTTGTGAAACCTTTTCTCCGCTTGCGATCACACGGTAAATAGGGTTTCCACTACCACCATCTATTTGTCCTGTATCATAAAGCAGAGTTCCGACACTACTGTTATAATTTACGGTATAGGTAATATTGGCATCACTTGAATCGCTATCTTGTGCATTTAAAAAGCTATTGTTTATTGGAATTTTACGTGAGTCATTAACGGTAACGGTGTGTGTGTTGTCTGACCACAGGTTTTTAACAGACGAATTCCATTCAGGGTGGTCGTTATTTGGTAATATGCTCATACTTAAAGAACATGCTGTGGTTTTTGATCCGTTTGAGTCTCCACCGCCATCATCGCTAACCTCAAGTTTAAAATTGAAAGTACCGATTGCCGTTTCTTTTCCTGAATGGTTAAAACGCAAATATCCTTTTTGTACAGCTTCTAAAGAAATTTCTGTACTTGTTGTTACTTTTTCGTATGCTAATCCATCAACAGAATACCAAAAAAAACCATATGCTTCATTGGGCAATTCTGTAAAATGGACTTTATAATCGGAGCTTGGAGATTGATCGGGGTCTTGTACGCTAAAAGAAAATTTTATGCCTTGTTCTCCCTCATAAGCTTCGATAATACCGCCGTCTGTAACAAGAGTTGGTCCTTGGTTAACTGGTTCTAAGGCTATATACATAGTGGAACTTCCACTACCGCCGGCACCATCAACTATAGAATAATTAAAATGATCTTGAGAACTACCGGGATCAAGAGCTTCGTTGACTTGAAGGCTTGTGTTGTGGGAGTATTTTACGTTGCCCTTATATACGTCCATCAAAGAAAAGGTGCTACCTACACTAAGTTTTATCCATGTACTGCCCACTTGTCGCCACAAAGTACCTTGTTGCGGAATACTGTCTACTTTAATCATTAATTGTTCAAGGTTGTTGTCTACATCAAAAAGGAGAATTTTGTTGTCGGCGTTAGGCAACGAGCTGTTGTCATGATCAATATTAAAGTTTTTCAGAGTTAAAACTCCCTCTGATAACCTACCGTTATCATTTGTTTCCGCAACGGTAAGCTGATTATCTCTATCGTTTGCATCGGCAGGTTTAAGAACAGGGGCGTCGTTAACAGCCAAAACGTCAATTTCAAAGGTTTTTACAAGTGGATCATTGGAAATTGTTGGGTCGGTGTCGGTAATACTAAGAGTAAAATCAGCTTTACCATAAAAATCTTTGTTGCCTTGAAACTTTAAGCTCTCTAATATCTCATTGATTTCAGTAAGAGTCTTATCGTTTAAGTTATAAACGAGGCTATCTACGTCTTGTGTGCCTGTTCCAAGCCCCGTGCCTGAGAGCGTTCCGTTTTTAATACGCAGTTCAATATTGTATCTATCACTTGTTCCATCAGCATCATCAATTTTAAGAGCTTTCCAATCAGGATTTTCTTTTGTTCCGTGGTTGAAGACTAAAGAACTTTGCACGTCTTCATCGGCTTGAGTGCTATCTTGTAAGGTCGTTGAATCGATAAAAAACGGTTTATCCGCAACGGAATTTATTGTAATATCTTGAGTAAAATCAGTTTTTTTCCAGTTGTTTTCTCCGTCTTCTACGGATATTTGTAATGAATCTGTTCCGTTATAGTCTTTGTTTGCCTGATATTTTAGGGTGTTCAATACTTTTTGAACGGTTTCTTTATCGGCTTCAAAGCTAACTTCGCTTTTGTCGGCATTAAAATTATACTGATTTCCTATTACGCCTGCGACATAGTCAAGAGCTAAAGTTCCATGATCAACTTTAATAGTAATGCGAAAGTTGTCGGAATCAGTATCGTTAAGAGTTATACCTCCATCGCCTATAGTTAGTAAGATATCTTCGTTAACAGTAAACGTTCCGCTACTGAAATCAAGCTCAGGGTCGGCATTCCAGTCTCCGCTTGCCGGAGTTATCTCCATGCTGCTTGCTGCTGTTTGTTCAAACGGAGTAGTCTGTTCAGTTTGCTCATGACTTTCTGTGGGTTGATCATTCACAACGTGGGCTTCATTATTCAGAGCCTCAGCTCCTGCGACTAAAGAAGCATCAAAAACCATGCGAGGTTCAAGAGCTAATAGAATAGAGTGCATGGCAAGGGGCTGTTTATTAGGTGATGATTTTGATAAAGAAAGTTTGGTTATTTTTTTAATATATGAGCGAAACAACATAGGAACCTCCGTTGTTTTTATGCAAAAATAGTTTGTGCCTTATCTGTCTGAAAAATTTATTATTAATAGTTTTGGCACTATAAAAACATATTGACCATTATACAAAATATATCACAGATGATTTATTGTCAATTTAATAAGGTTAATAGATTAAAAAAATAAACATAGCTTTGTGATGGTTTTTATTTAGGGCTTAATCAAAGCCACTTTCACGAATTATTATGCCAACGCCTGCCTGCCATAAACGCACGGCTAAGCTTTGGCGTAAACCTTTTAAGCTAACAGTTCCGCTTAAGGAATGAGGGGGAAGAGAGTTTGTGGTTTCAACGCTACAGACTACTTTATATAAGGCTTGTTCAGGCACAATACGTTTGTCTGCACCCTGTCTTGCGGGGATAATTCCCCCAATTGTTGTTGAAGGAAGTTCTTTATGTATAATATCTCTGACTGCCGCTGTTTCTATAGAGATAACTTTAAGGGGAATTGGCGGAAAATAACCGCTAATAGGATAAAAAATACCACTTGCACCAAGCTGAAGGCGTCCTAAATCTTCTTCTGCTATATATGCGGTTACTTGAGACTTTTTGCTTGCTACTAATCCAAGTTGAGTGTTTTCAGGTACCCAAACCCCTTTTTGCAACCATAATGGAAGGTCATGTAAAGTTCCGTTTAGAGGACTTAAAAGAGTAAGACGCTCTTGAGCTTGGAGCAGTCCGTTTAACTCAGATGTCGTCGCCTGCATTTCTTGTAAGTCTATTGTATAACTAGTTCGCAGTTCGGAATCAAGACTTGAAGTTGCCAAACTTAAACGTAAGGTTTCTACTTTTTGTCTCATTAGTGCTATTTGTTTATCTAAGTTTGGCGATGTAAAACGTAACAATATTTTATCTTTTTCAACCTGATCGCCGGAATCAACTAATTTTTCAAGCAAGATCCCCGGTTGTTGAATATAAAGTGTGGCAATATGTTCTGGTGCTAAAATTCCAGAGCCTTTTACTCTCGTATTCCAAGGAACAATAAAGATTAAAATCAGACCTAAAGTGAGTGTGATACTGCGTAAAGATTTTAGATTGAGTTTGATGTTGGTTCGTTTCGAATACCAATAGCGAAATTCTTTATATATAGGCAGGGCAATAAACCAAATAAGCTCAACAAGCATAAGAGCAAGCCCAAGGGCTTTAAAAAACATATGATATACCAATAGGGCTATTCCCATAAACAAAAAGAAGCGATAAAACCAAGTTCCATAGGCATAAAGAATTAATTGCGTTCTTTGTCCCGGTGTTAAAGCTTCCGGAACTGGTTCGCCGAACCCAAAGAGCCATTCACGCAGATGCCAACGAGCGAGAGCAAAGGAGCGTTGTTGTAGTCCGGGAATATCCCATAAATCTGACAGTATGTAATATCCGTCATAACGCATAAACGGATTGGCGTTAACCGTAATTGTTGCAAGCCAAGTAACGCCAGATAGCGTTAATAAAGAACTTTTAAATGCCCCTTGAGGGAATAAAGGCCATAAAAGGGCGGCTAAAGTAGCAAGGGTGAGTTCTGCCCAGATCCCTGCCGTATCGACAAGTAAGCGGTCTTTTTTGTTTGGCAATTTCCATGCTTCCGTTACATCTGTCCATAAAACAGGGGTAAAACACATTAGAGCCAGACCCATACGTGGAACTTTCAAACCAAGATGTTTGGCAGCAAAGGCATGACCTAATTCGTGTACACTTTTAGCAAGCCCCAAAGCGGCAATAATCATAAGGCTTTGTTGCCAACTCCATAAATTTGTGAGTTGAGTTAAAAACACTGTCCATTCTCGTGAAACCAAATAGAGGCTAAAAAACATCAAAAGAACAAGACCGAATAAAAAACGCCGAGTAAAGACCCAACGTATATATGGCAAACTTTTTTCAAGCCAATGATCGGGGGCGAGAAGGGGTATTCGCATAAACAAGTATCCATGAAGTATTTTATGTCCAATACTTGTCATGGAAAGTTGTTTAATTGAGACAAGTCGCTCGCTATCTTCTTGTGAAGATGTTTGTACGAGCTGATTTCGCAAGGCAAAGTCATAAACAGCCTGAACCTGTTCTAAACTTGGTTGCATTGTTGTTTCTTGGATAATAGACTGTAATATTTCCTGAGTTGTGCCGTATTGCCAACGAGATAATACTTCAAATTCCAGCCAACCTAACCTAAAAAAACGATGAGCACTCGGATCATGCAACGTCCAACTTGGAGCTCCGTGTTTGCTGGGTGGTCCTTGGTTAATTCGCAGTTCATTGCGTAACGGTAGCCACTGGGGGACTGTTTGTGGTTCTATAGCCCCAGCCATTGTCTTACCTGTAAAATCGGTTTGCGGAGTATTAATAGAATAAACGGGCTACGGTCGCCATAGAGCTTAACCGTACCACGTAAACCAAGTTTGGGTAAGGGTTGACCTGGGAGTAGTTTTGCTCTTAGCGTAAAAGCCAATCCCGTTGCCGGATATTCTGAGGCTTGGTAGCCAATATAATCAAGCGTGGCTGATAGAGGTGAGTGTGGTGATATATTTGAAAAAAACAATACACTGTCGCCTTGTTGCAGGGGCAAGCTCTCGCTTATAGGCAGGGTTATCTCCAATTGCACCGCCTCAGGTTTGGCAAGTTCCATTATTTTTTCCCCAATTCTTACGGGTCTTCCAAGCCATATACTCGGGTTGTCAATCAAGACAATCCCTTCTGACGGGCTTATAATTACAACTCTTTCAAGTTGAGAACGAACCAGTGAAAGCTCTGCGGCGAGTTGTGCTATCCGCCCTTGTAGCA contains:
- a CDS encoding site-2 protease family protein, which codes for MAGAIEPQTVPQWLPLRNELRINQGPPSKHGAPSWTLHDPSAHRFFRLGWLEFEVLSRWQYGTTQEILQSIIQETTMQPSLEQVQAVYDFALRNQLVQTSSQEDSERLVSIKQLSMTSIGHKILHGYLFMRIPLLAPDHWLEKSLPYIRWVFTRRFLFGLVLLMFFSLYLVSREWTVFLTQLTNLWSWQQSLMIIAALGLAKSVHELGHAFAAKHLGLKVPRMGLALMCFTPVLWTDVTEAWKLPNKKDRLLVDTAGIWAELTLATLAALLWPLFPQGAFKSSLLTLSGVTWLATITVNANPFMRYDGYYILSDLWDIPGLQQRSFALARWHLREWLFGFGEPVPEALTPGQRTQLILYAYGTWFYRFFLFMGIALLVYHMFFKALGLALMLVELIWFIALPIYKEFRYWYSKRTNIKLNLKSLRSITLTLGLILIFIVPWNTRVKGSGILAPEHIATLYIQQPGILLEKLVDSGDQVEKDKILLRFTSPNLDKQIALMRQKVETLRLSLATSSLDSELRTSYTIDLQEMQATTSELNGLLQAQERLTLLSPLNGTLHDLPLWLQKGVWVPENTQLGLVASKKSQVTAYIAEEDLGRLQLGASGIFYPISGYFPPIPLKVISIETAAVRDIIHKELPSTTIGGIIPARQGADKRIVPEQALYKVVCSVETTNSLPPHSLSGTVSLKGLRQSLAVRLWQAGVGIIIRESGFD